From the Deinococcus carri genome, one window contains:
- a CDS encoding NAD(P)/FAD-dependent oxidoreductase translates to MAPGRTPQHVAVIGAGFAGLAAALRLAEAGARVTVLDHLERAGGKAALGYPDFSSGPTVVTMPQVFRALHERLGLPAPELEAARPTTTYHDLKGRTFAPEALHVAGSLEPTLAQLSRREGRDYARLLAAARRMYLDAAPTFLFRPPPGRLALAGYALTRGRRAAPWASLARFVQSGPFLTPFWLRFATYLGADPYRAPAVLHNVAWVELGDGVWHLAGGLAALAERLRERAEALGVRFEFGTEVQHLITHGGVVLGAHTGRGAFAADAWVSAADRALTRRWLDLPPDPTPRGISGFALQLYLREDRGHAHHIFWPADYAREWRDIRAGRLPRDPTLYLHLDGDRAFLLVNAPPDPAVTDDPRGYGAFLLERLQARFPLEVAEWRPLAPADYARTGVAGALYGRAPHGLTGSLRPGWTHPHARNLVQVGGTVHPGGGVPLSLLSGWNGAGSLLGLPYDDLDGFRVPGEGERWAEVGES, encoded by the coding sequence GTGGCCCCAGGACGCACGCCCCAGCATGTCGCCGTGATCGGCGCGGGCTTCGCGGGTCTGGCGGCGGCCCTGCGGCTGGCGGAGGCAGGCGCGCGCGTAACGGTGCTCGACCACCTGGAGCGGGCGGGCGGGAAGGCCGCGCTGGGCTACCCCGACTTCTCCAGCGGCCCGACGGTCGTGACCATGCCGCAGGTGTTCCGCGCCCTGCACGAGCGGCTGGGGCTGCCCGCGCCGGAGCTGGAGGCCGCCCGCCCCACGACCACCTACCACGACCTGAAAGGCCGGACCTTCGCCCCCGAAGCCCTGCACGTCGCCGGAAGTCTGGAGCCGACCCTGGCGCAGCTCTCGCGCCGGGAGGGCCGCGACTATGCCCGGCTGCTGGCCGCCGCGCGCCGGATGTACCTCGACGCCGCGCCGACCTTCCTGTTTCGCCCGCCGCCGGGCCGCCTCGCCCTGGCCGGCTATGCCCTCACGCGGGGGAGGCGGGCCGCGCCCTGGGCCAGCCTCGCGCGTTTCGTGCAGTCCGGCCCCTTTCTGACCCCCTTCTGGCTGCGCTTCGCCACATACCTGGGGGCCGACCCCTACCGTGCGCCCGCCGTGCTGCACAACGTCGCCTGGGTGGAACTGGGGGACGGCGTGTGGCATCTGGCCGGGGGGCTGGCCGCCCTGGCCGAACGCCTGCGCGAGCGGGCAGAGGCGCTGGGCGTGCGCTTCGAGTTTGGGACGGAGGTGCAGCATCTCATCACGCACGGCGGGGTGGTGCTGGGGGCGCACACGGGCCGGGGCGCTTTTGCCGCCGACGCCTGGGTCAGCGCCGCCGACCGCGCACTCACGCGCCGCTGGCTGGACCTGCCCCCTGACCCCACGCCACGCGGAATCAGCGGGTTCGCGCTGCAACTGTACCTGCGGGAGGACCGGGGCCACGCCCATCACATCTTCTGGCCCGCCGACTACGCTCGCGAGTGGCGTGACATCCGGGCCGGGCGGCTGCCACGCGACCCCACCCTGTACCTGCACCTCGACGGCGACCGGGCCTTCCTGCTGGTGAACGCGCCGCCTGACCCCGCCGTGACGGACGACCCACGCGGCTATGGGGCTTTCCTGCTGGAGCGCTTGCAGGCGCGTTTCCCGCTGGAGGTGGCCGAGTGGCGGCCTCTCGCTCCCGCCGACTATGCGCGCACAGGGGTGGCCGGTGCCCTCTACGGCCGCGCCCCCCACGGCCTGACCGGGAGCCTGCGCCCCGGCTGGACCCATCCCCACGCACGGAATCTGGTGCAGGTGGGCGGCACGGTTCATCCGGGCGGCGGCGTGCCCCTCTCGCTGCTGAGCGGCTGGAACGGCGCGGGCAGCCTGCTGGGCCTGCCTTACGACGACCTCGACGGCTTCCGGGTACCTGGGGAAGGGGAGAGGTGGGCAGAGGTGGGGGAAAGCTGA
- a CDS encoding DUF418 domain-containing protein, translating to MTLPGPPEAAPIPEASAPEAGPPRPVAPGERALLPDVLRGLALLGILIVNVQDFAGFREWTQTGVDRGVQVLTDIFFNGRSISLFAMLFGWGAAGMLARQGAVTLVRRLGVLLLLGTAHFVLVWHGDIIANYALLALALLLTVRLAVGELVLLAGAMGGWWLLLGLLAGLGTVTGVPAPRPTGIPDLTPGMTYLEVVIERAAEFRADLSGGTLYNALWLIALFFLGVAAQRTGLLTRPQAHLPLLRRLAFWGLAVGLPLGVLLAWLNTQGTRTAFLFSIPVRMGGGLATALGYVGVLGLLAARQRLGPLRAFAASGRVAMSNYIAQSLIMTTFFYPYGGVQYGRWGAASAVGLALLVGLVQLPVSAWVLERFGSGPLERLTRALVYGPGGRREPRAP from the coding sequence ATGACCCTGCCTGGTCCGCCTGAAGCTGCCCCCATTCCGGAAGCCAGCGCCCCCGAAGCCGGCCCGCCGCGCCCGGTGGCACCGGGAGAGCGGGCGCTGCTGCCGGACGTGCTGCGGGGGCTGGCGCTGCTGGGGATTCTGATTGTGAACGTGCAGGACTTCGCGGGGTTCCGCGAGTGGACCCAGACGGGCGTGGACCGGGGGGTGCAGGTCCTGACCGACATCTTTTTCAACGGGCGCTCGATCAGCCTGTTCGCCATGCTGTTCGGGTGGGGTGCAGCGGGGATGCTGGCGCGGCAGGGGGCGGTCACGCTGGTGCGGCGGCTGGGGGTGCTGCTGCTGCTCGGCACGGCGCACTTCGTGCTGGTGTGGCACGGCGACATCATCGCCAATTACGCGCTGCTGGCGCTGGCGCTGCTGCTGACCGTCCGGCTGGCGGTGGGCGAACTGGTCCTGCTGGCTGGGGCGATGGGCGGCTGGTGGCTGCTGCTGGGCCTGCTGGCCGGGCTGGGCACGGTGACGGGCGTCCCGGCTCCCCGGCCCACCGGCATCCCTGACCTGACGCCCGGCATGACCTATCTGGAGGTGGTCATCGAGCGGGCCGCCGAGTTCCGGGCCGACCTCAGCGGCGGCACCCTCTACAACGCCCTGTGGCTGATCGCCCTGTTCTTCCTGGGGGTGGCGGCCCAGCGCACCGGGCTGCTGACCCGCCCGCAGGCGCATCTGCCGCTGCTGCGCCGGCTGGCGTTCTGGGGGCTGGCGGTGGGGCTGCCGCTGGGCGTGCTGCTCGCCTGGCTCAACACCCAGGGCACGCGGACGGCCTTTCTGTTCTCCATCCCCGTCCGCATGGGGGGCGGCCTCGCCACCGCGCTGGGGTATGTGGGTGTGCTGGGCCTGCTGGCGGCGCGCCAGAGGCTGGGGCCGCTCCGGGCCTTTGCCGCCAGTGGTCGCGTCGCCATGAGCAACTACATCGCGCAGAGCCTGATCATGACCACCTTCTTCTATCCCTACGGCGGGGTGCAGTACGGCCGGTGGGGGGCGGCCTCCGCGGTGGGGCTGGCGCTGCTGGTCGGGCTGGTGCAGCTTCCGGTCAGCGCCTGGGTGCTGGAGAGATTCGGCAGCGGCCCGCTGGAGCGCCTCACCCGCGCGCTGGTGTACGGCCCCGGCGGGCGGCGGGAACCCCGCGCCCCCTGA
- a CDS encoding AIM24 family protein: protein MEFRLHPEVIHTAEAAGARLEVTEYDPRPTERPLEGFHQPLVRPARWRQLAVQLGGGLAVLEPGALQYLRGEIEMQATASGGAAGGGLGGLLRGAVTAAATGEGLFKTAYRGTGVIYTEPTRLHLLLGELRGEDLIVDDGAFVACVGQVTVGRHVNRGLAAALGSGEGRVQPKLSGEGVFALQSPVPPEEFQVLDLQGETLKVDGNLVLAYTGGLAFSVEKSTRSLLGSGRTGEGYVQVYRGTGRVWLAPTLPLHVQSSLTAP, encoded by the coding sequence ATGGAATTCCGCCTGCATCCCGAAGTGATTCACACCGCCGAGGCCGCCGGTGCCCGCCTGGAGGTCACCGAGTACGATCCCCGGCCCACCGAGCGTCCGCTGGAGGGCTTTCATCAGCCGCTGGTGCGCCCGGCGCGCTGGCGGCAGCTCGCGGTGCAGCTGGGCGGCGGCCTGGCGGTGCTGGAACCGGGTGCCCTCCAGTACCTGCGCGGTGAGATCGAGATGCAGGCCACGGCCAGCGGTGGCGCGGCGGGCGGGGGCCTGGGCGGCCTGCTGCGCGGGGCGGTCACGGCGGCGGCCACCGGCGAGGGCCTTTTCAAGACCGCCTACCGCGGCACGGGCGTGATCTACACCGAGCCGACCCGCCTGCACCTGCTGCTGGGCGAGCTGCGCGGCGAGGACCTGATCGTGGACGACGGCGCTTTTGTCGCCTGCGTGGGCCAGGTCACGGTGGGGCGGCACGTGAACCGGGGCCTCGCGGCGGCGCTGGGCAGCGGCGAGGGCCGGGTGCAGCCCAAACTCTCCGGGGAGGGCGTCTTCGCCCTGCAAAGCCCCGTCCCCCCCGAGGAGTTTCAGGTGCTCGACCTGCAAGGGGAGACGCTCAAGGTGGACGGCAATCTGGTGCTGGCCTACACGGGCGGCCTGGCCTTCAGCGTGGAGAAAAGCACCCGCAGCCTGCTGGGCAGCGGCCGCACCGGCGAGGGCTACGTGCAGGTGTACCGCGGCACCGGGCGCGTGTGGCTCGCGCCGACGCTGCCGCTGCACGTCCAGTCGTCCCTCACGGCTCCCTAG
- a CDS encoding N-acetylmuramoyl-L-alanine amidase — translation MKRQAILLSSVMSCGMAGSWATAQGDPFQRAAPVQAPPSLRTGAPGVSAPASAAAASTPRNLNNLTGVSNVTFGTPRSSSDGSQTRVVFDLPSGVTYTLTPTFGGLRIDVRGARVLPAVTARLGASVTEYRAGGGQVTLVTPFPLSLTDGWRASEATLASGTRVLILEFGPTLAGGASSSLLALVRASAAVPTPSERQALSAPVGSAPGTPAAGGVALQDQLPPGDTVPTASRGSLPPPAPALPGQDSARPSALSGRTPGSSQPGVGLTPPRVGKNPGLTRVVLDLPPGVGYRMVPGSLGLRVELSGVSAAALAGQNISPEVRAWRYEPTEGGGVSVTLLTGTPLTDRSGWRAQLVPPTEGSDRSRLAIDLSPALADLTPLGARERVLGTVPLLPVARGTALLAFSASMVQPRVVIDPGHGGHDPGAVGAIVEKQVTLDVALRVRNLLRAAGVDAVLTRDSDRELNASKNADLEMRAGMGTPGTQLFLSIHVNAMPAQNALRGYGVETWWNSNHPLSSSFAAIVQKNVVSVTSAFSQGLKNNRSLSVLRNSRIPAALVEIGYTSHPVDGLNLKDSNYLDRVALGIAQGIREALLSGVTASGAVGGAGK, via the coding sequence ATGAAGCGGCAGGCCATTTTGCTCTCATCCGTGATGTCGTGCGGTATGGCGGGGTCGTGGGCCACGGCGCAGGGCGACCCCTTCCAGCGCGCGGCCCCGGTCCAGGCTCCCCCCAGCCTGCGGACCGGCGCTCCAGGTGTCAGCGCTCCGGCATCTGCCGCCGCGGCCAGCACGCCGCGCAATTTGAACAACCTGACCGGGGTGTCGAATGTCACGTTCGGCACCCCGCGCTCCAGCAGCGACGGCAGCCAGACGCGGGTGGTGTTCGACCTGCCCTCCGGCGTGACCTACACCCTCACCCCGACCTTCGGGGGACTGCGCATCGACGTGCGGGGCGCGCGGGTGCTGCCCGCCGTCACCGCCCGGCTGGGGGCCAGCGTGACCGAGTACCGGGCGGGCGGCGGTCAGGTGACGCTGGTCACGCCCTTTCCGCTCTCGCTGACCGACGGCTGGCGGGCCAGCGAGGCCACGCTGGCGTCGGGCACGCGGGTCCTGATTCTGGAGTTCGGGCCGACCCTGGCGGGTGGGGCCAGCTCCTCGCTGCTCGCGCTGGTCCGCGCCAGTGCGGCGGTTCCCACCCCCAGCGAGCGGCAGGCCCTGAGTGCGCCGGTGGGCAGTGCTCCCGGCACCCCGGCAGCGGGCGGCGTGGCCCTCCAGGACCAGTTGCCGCCCGGCGACACGGTGCCCACCGCGTCCCGGGGTAGCCTGCCGCCCCCCGCCCCGGCCCTGCCCGGCCAGGACTCCGCCCGCCCCAGCGCGCTCTCGGGCCGCACCCCCGGCTCCTCCCAGCCCGGCGTCGGCCTCACCCCGCCGCGGGTGGGCAAGAATCCCGGCCTGACGCGGGTGGTGCTGGACCTGCCGCCCGGCGTGGGCTACCGCATGGTGCCCGGCAGCCTGGGCCTGCGGGTGGAGCTGAGTGGGGTGAGCGCCGCCGCGCTGGCCGGCCAGAACATCAGCCCCGAGGTGCGCGCCTGGCGCTACGAACCCACCGAGGGGGGCGGCGTGAGCGTGACGCTCCTGACCGGCACGCCGCTCACCGACCGCAGCGGGTGGCGCGCGCAACTGGTGCCCCCCACCGAGGGCAGTGACCGCTCCCGGCTGGCGATCGACCTCTCGCCCGCGCTGGCCGACCTCACGCCGCTGGGCGCGCGCGAGCGTGTGCTGGGCACCGTGCCCCTGCTGCCCGTGGCGCGCGGGACGGCCCTGCTCGCCTTCAGCGCCAGCATGGTCCAGCCGCGCGTGGTGATCGACCCCGGCCACGGCGGGCACGATCCGGGGGCCGTGGGCGCGATTGTCGAGAAGCAGGTCACGCTCGACGTGGCGCTGCGGGTCCGCAACCTCCTGCGGGCGGCGGGCGTGGACGCCGTGCTGACCCGCGACAGCGACCGCGAGCTGAACGCCAGCAAGAACGCTGACCTGGAGATGCGTGCCGGAATGGGCACACCGGGCACCCAGCTTTTCCTGAGCATTCACGTGAACGCCATGCCGGCTCAGAATGCCCTGCGCGGCTACGGCGTGGAGACGTGGTGGAACTCCAACCACCCCCTCTCCAGCAGCTTCGCCGCCATCGTCCAGAAGAACGTCGTTTCGGTCACGAGTGCGTTCTCGCAGGGCCTGAAGAACAACCGCTCGCTGTCGGTCCTGCGCAACAGCCGCATCCCGGCGGCCCTGGTCGAGATCGGCTACACCAGCCACCCCGTCGACGGCCTGAACCTCAAGGACAGCAACTACCTCGACCGCGTGGCGCTGGGTATCGCGCAGGGCATCCGCGAGGCGCTCCTGAGCGGTGTCACGGCCAGTGGCGCGGTGGGCGGGGCCGGGAAGTAG
- a CDS encoding sodium:proton antiporter, with amino-acid sequence MLTAFAVLLSVTAVLAYLNERLLHFPTTVGVTLAGALASVLLTLLDALGVPGLRGWATGLLETLNFTDFVLNGILSILLFAGALSLNAGQMFRQRVSILTLAVLSTLLSTFLIGFAAYFVFALCGLHVPLMWALLFGALISPTDPVAVLDLLKRARVPARIETLIAGESLFNDGVGVVIFLVLAGLAGVGAHHAEPGVLGALTLFGREALGGMLFGALLGGLGYAMLRSIEQHAVEVLITLALVIGGYVAAAALGLSGPLAMVVAGLVLSATKDRVFGQESREHVEGFWETIDQVLNILLFAFIGLDVLLTETNGPRLLASLLLIGVALAARWISVALPFLLVRARGGYGAYTVRLLTWGGLRGGIAISLVLGLPQSPYRMDLVTATYAIVLFTIAVQGLTIMPLVHKASAALRQAEGE; translated from the coding sequence ATGCTGACCGCCTTCGCCGTCCTGCTGAGCGTGACCGCCGTGCTGGCGTACCTGAACGAGCGCCTGCTGCACTTTCCCACGACGGTCGGCGTGACGCTGGCGGGCGCGCTGGCGAGCGTCCTGCTGACCCTGCTGGACGCGCTGGGCGTGCCGGGGCTGCGCGGCTGGGCCACCGGGCTGCTGGAGACACTGAACTTCACCGACTTCGTGCTGAACGGCATTCTGAGCATCCTGCTGTTCGCGGGGGCGCTGAGCCTGAACGCCGGGCAGATGTTCCGGCAGCGGGTCAGCATCCTGACGCTGGCGGTCCTCAGCACGCTGCTCAGCACGTTCCTGATCGGGTTCGCGGCGTACTTCGTGTTCGCGCTGTGCGGGCTGCACGTGCCGCTGATGTGGGCGCTGCTGTTCGGGGCGCTGATCAGCCCGACCGACCCGGTGGCCGTGCTGGACCTGCTCAAGCGGGCGCGGGTGCCCGCCCGGATCGAGACGCTGATCGCGGGCGAGAGCCTCTTTAACGACGGGGTGGGTGTGGTGATTTTCCTGGTGCTGGCGGGACTGGCCGGGGTGGGGGCGCACCACGCCGAACCGGGCGTCCTGGGTGCCCTGACGCTGTTCGGGCGCGAGGCGCTGGGCGGGATGCTGTTCGGGGCGCTGCTGGGCGGCCTGGGCTACGCCATGCTGCGCAGCATCGAGCAGCACGCGGTGGAGGTGCTGATCACGCTCGCGCTGGTGATCGGCGGCTACGTCGCGGCGGCGGCCCTGGGCCTCAGCGGGCCGCTGGCGATGGTGGTCGCGGGGCTGGTCCTGTCGGCCACCAAGGACCGCGTGTTCGGGCAGGAAAGCCGCGAACACGTCGAGGGCTTCTGGGAAACCATCGATCAGGTCCTGAACATCCTGCTGTTCGCCTTTATCGGCCTGGACGTGCTGCTCACCGAGACGAACGGGCCGCGGCTGCTCGCCAGCCTCCTCCTGATCGGGGTGGCGCTGGCCGCGCGCTGGATCAGCGTGGCGCTGCCCTTCCTGCTGGTACGCGCACGCGGGGGCTACGGGGCCTACACCGTGCGGTTGCTGACCTGGGGCGGCCTGCGTGGCGGCATCGCCATCAGCCTGGTGCTGGGCCTCCCCCAGAGTCCCTACCGCATGGACCTGGTGACGGCCACCTACGCCATCGTGCTCTTTACCATCGCCGTGCAGGGCCTCACCATCATGCCGCTGGTGCACAAGGCGAGCGCGGCGCTGCGGCAAGCAGAGGGCGAATAG
- the rpoZ gene encoding DNA-directed RNA polymerase subunit omega, with the protein MAEKDIDKLLSLTDSKYRLSVVTAKRALQLRSGAPSVLPVEQRVRTRNLVTQAMRELATGKLTVGTDLMDEGRFHQDYVRQKQAQLQAQLNAERERERD; encoded by the coding sequence ATGGCCGAAAAGGACATCGACAAGTTGCTTTCCCTGACCGACAGCAAGTACCGGCTGTCGGTCGTGACGGCGAAGCGGGCGCTGCAACTGCGCTCGGGCGCGCCCAGCGTGCTGCCCGTCGAGCAGCGGGTGCGGACGCGCAACCTGGTCACGCAGGCGATGCGTGAACTGGCGACCGGCAAGCTGACGGTGGGCACCGACCTGATGGACGAGGGCCGCTTTCATCAGGACTACGTGCGGCAGAAGCAGGCGCAACTGCAAGCCCAGCTCAATGCCGAACGCGAACGCGAACGAGACTGA